In Mangifera indica cultivar Alphonso chromosome 1, CATAS_Mindica_2.1, whole genome shotgun sequence, a single genomic region encodes these proteins:
- the LOC123194858 gene encoding iridoid oxidase, with translation MDSEIVGIVIALLLWVIWAMVTVRRYRRVEELRQLPPGPKCWPVVGNIFQLGLIPHVSFAKLANKHGPIMTLWLGSMCTVVVSSNEVARDMFKNHDVVLAGRKIYEAMKGEYGTEGSIITSQYGPHWRMLRRLCTTEFFVTSRLDAMREVRSRCIDRMVKYVEDASSCGTNAIDVGRFLFLMAFNLIGNLIFSKDLLDPKSETGAKFFYHAGKVMEFAGKPNVADFLPILRCLDPQGIRRKTQFHVDRAFEIAGEFIQERAKSNIETNKKDFLDVLLEFRGDGLEEPSKFSSRTINVIVFEMFTAGTDTTTSTLEWAMVELLQNPEKLKKVQDELRSTISRNKKLEEKDIEKLPYLQAVIKETLRLHPPLPFLVPHMAMDSCNMLGYYIPKETQILVNVWAIGQDPRTWKDPQVFKPERFLEKDKADYKGHHFEFIPFGSGRRMCPAMPLASRVLPLALGSLLYSFDWKLGDGVKPETMDMSERMGITLRKAVPLKAIPLPYKGY, from the exons atgGATAGCGAGATTGTGGGAATAGTTATAGCCCTTTTGCTATGGGTTATATGGGCAATGGTAACTGTGCGTCGCTACCGTCGTGTGGAGGAGCTACGGCAACTGCCACCAGGGCCAAAATGTTGGCCAGTTGTTGGGAACATCTTTCAGCTGGGTTTGATTCCGCATGTTTCGTTTGCCAAATTGGCTAATAAACATGGCCCCATCATGACTCTATGGCTCGGTTCAATGTGTACCGTGGTGGTCTCTTCTAATGAAGTGGCTCGAGACATGTTCAAGAACCATGACGTCGTTCTTGCCGGAAGAAAAATCTACGAGGCCATGAAGGGTGAGTATGGAACTGAGGGCTCTATTATAACATCTCAATATGGCCCCCATTGGCGTATGCTACGGCGTTTGTGTACTACTGAATTCTTTGTGACTAGCCGTCTCGATGCTATGCGAGAAGTGAGGAGTAGGTGCATCGATCGCATGGTTAAATATGTAGAAGACGCTAGTTCATGTGGCACCAATGCCATTGATGTTGGGAGATTCTTGTTCTTGATGGCTTTTAATTTGATTggaaatcttattttttctaaGGATTTATTAGACCCCAAATCAGAAACAGGGGCCAAATTTTTTTACCACGCAGGTAAAGTTATGGAGTTTGCTGGCAAACCAAACGTGGCAGATTTCTTGCCAATTTTAAGATGCCTTGATCCTCAAGGTATTAGGAGAAAAACCCAATTTCATGTTGATCGAGCCTTTGAAATCGCAGGAGAGTTCATTCAAGAAAGGGCCAAAAGTAACATAGAGACAAACAAAAAAGATTTCTTGGATGTGCTTTTGGAATTCCGTGGTGATGGACTGGAGGAGCCCTCGAAATTTTCTTCAAGAACAATCAATGTTATCGTGTTT GAGATGTTCACGGCAGGAACTGACACAACGACGAGCACATTGGAGTGGGCAATGGTTGAGCTGCTTCAAAACCCTGAGAAACTAAAGAAAGTCCAGGATGAGCTGAGGAGCACCATAAGTAGAAACAAAAAGCTTGAAGAGAAGGACATTGAGAAACTTCCATATCTTCAAGCAGTCATAAAGGAAACATTGAGACTTCACCCACCGTTGCCGTTCTTAGTTCCCCACATGGCCATGGATTCGTGCAACATGTTGGGCTACTATATTCCGAAAGAGACACAAATTCTGGTGAACGTTTGGGCGATTGGACAGGACCCAAGAACTTGGAAAGACCCGCAGGTGTTCAAGCCAGAAAGGTTTTTGGAAAAGGATAAGGCCGATTACAAGGGGCATCATTTTGAGTTTATACCATTTGGGTCCGGCCGCAGAATGTGTCCAGCCATGCCTCTTGCTTCTCGTGTGCTGCCGCTGGCGCTGGGGTCCCTTTTGTACTCATTTGATTGGAAGTTGGGAGATGGAGTTAAGCCTGAGACCATGGATATGAGTGAAAGAATGGGTATTACTCTTAGGAAGGCTGTTCCATTGAAGGCCATACCACTGCCTTACAAGGGCTATTAG
- the LOC123226330 gene encoding cytochrome P450 76A1-like → TSSSTEWALSELLRSPETLNKAKAKLAQVVGPKGMVEESDIANLPYLQAVIKETLRLHPPVPLLLPRSAIEDTKFRGYHIPKDTQLLVNAWAIGRDPDVWNDPLPFKPERFLDSTVDYKGQHHESIPFGAGRRMCVGLPLGHRILHLTLGSLLNEFDWELCGNVSKESINMNDRLGVTIRKVEPLFALPKRLLE, encoded by the exons ACAAGTAGCAGCACTGAATGGGCGTTGTCTGAGCTCCTTCGAAGCCCGGAGACATTAAACAAAGCCAAAGCTAAACTTGCGCAAGTGGTTGGACCAAAAGGAATGGTTGAAGAAAGTGACATTGCAAATCTTCCATACTTGCAGGCCGTGATTAAAGAAACTCTAAGATTACATCCTCCGGTTCCCTTGCTTCTTCCCCGAAGTGCTATCGAAGACACGAAATTTCGTGGTTATCACATACCCAAAGATACTCAACTTCTGGTAAATGCTTGGGCAATTGGAAGAGACCCAGACGTATGGAATGACCCTTTGCCATTTAAGCCTGAAAGATTCTTAGACTCTACAGTTGATTACAAGGGCCAACATCATGAATCTATTCCATTTGGAGCTGGAAGAAGAATGTGTGTAGGTCTGCCTTTAGGTCACCGAATACTTCACCTAACGTTGGGGTCATTGCTTAATGAATTTGACTGGGAACTTTGTGGTAATGTCTCTAAGGAGAGCATAAACATGAATGATAGATTAGGCGTAACCATTCGAAAGGTTGAGCCACTATTTGCTCTGCCTAAAAGAT TATTGGAATGA
- the LOC123194851 gene encoding protein PSK SIMULATOR 1-like, producing the protein MGGEMVAESWFGNLRWISWKSGSQTDRAVIGILAYEVSNLMSKVVCMWHFLSEKEVFRLREEIVYSVGVQKLVSDDDDYLMDLVFDEIIVNFGNVARSVARFGKRCTDPVYHRFENFLNDPILNNFEWFGWEYKLKKMERKVKKMERFVAVLMQLSQELEVLAELEQTLKRMQANHDLDQVKLLEFQQKVMWQRQEVKSLREMSPWVRTYDYTVRLLVRSLFTLLERIKQVFGVNQMASMEGSNDCEQRNAEFLSRSQSFSAPLQSLVYPSENNLCGFSSAPPGKLVSKSILITHKNKPNMKLGQFIQESDTVLERLPHSKSKRLAHVAPFKGCMMGGADSPIVESCKPKGGSMRFTNVSMKTSEKMRIMNKGSLSSNNRIYYKLSRMNSKHGLLKAPPSTLGDAALALHYANVVILIEKLASSPHMIGLDTRDDLYNMLPTTIKGALRARLKAYSKSSRSSAYDASLAAQWTSALDQILDWLSPLAHNTTRWQLERSFEKENVVSRSNVLLVQTLYFANQAKTEAAITELLVGLNYVCRVGRESKGKALPEFAGNRVYDDCLPK; encoded by the coding sequence ATGGGAGGAGAGATGGTTGCAGAATCTTGGTTTGGTAATTTGCGGTGGATTTCTTGGAAGAGTGGTTCGCAGACTGACAGGGCTGTGATTGGAATTTTGGCATATGAAGTGTCAAACTTGATGTCAAAGGTGGTTTGTATGTGGCATTTCTTAAGTGAAAAGGAGGTTTTCAGGTTAAGGGAAGAGATTGTGTACTCAGTTGGAGTACAAAAGCTTGTttctgatgatgatgattatcTTATGGATCTTGTATTTGATGAGATCATTGTGAATTTTGGAAACGTGGCAAGGTCCGTAGCTCGGTTTGGCAAGAGGTGCACAGACCCTGTATATCACCGATTTGAGAATTTCCTTAATGATCCCAttctaaataattttgaatggtttgggtgggaatataaattaaagaagatGGAGAGGAAAGTGAAGAAAATGGAGAGATTTGTTGCAGTTTTAATGCAGTTATCTCAAGAGTTGGAAGTGCTGGCAGAGCTTGAGCAAACTCTTAAGAGAATGCAGGCCAACCATGACTTAGATCAGGTGAAATTGCTTGAGTTCCAACAGAAGGTAATGTGGCAGCGCCAGGAAGTGAAAAGTCTGCGTGAGATGTCTCCGTGGGTTCGAACTTATGATTACACTGTCAGACTCTTGGTAAGATCACTTTTTACATTACTGGAAAGGATAAAACAAGTTTTTGGGGTTAACCAAATGGCCTCCATGGAAGGAAGTAATGATTGTGAACAAAGGAATGCTGAATTTCTTTCTCGCAGCCAATCCTTTTCTGCTCCTTTGCAATCTTTGGTATATCCTTCTGAGAATAATCTTTGTGGATTCTCTTCAGCACCTCCTGGAAAGTTGGTTTCAAAATCAATTCTGATCACTCACAAGAATAAACCAAATATGAAGCTAGGACAGTTCATTCAAGAGTCTGATACTGTACTTGAAAGGCTTCCCCATTCTAAATCAAAACGATTGGCTCATGTTGCACCTTTCAAAGGATGTATGATGGGTGGGGCCGATTCTCCGATAGTAGAGAGTTGCAAGCCAAAGGGTGGTTCTATGAGGTTCACTAATGTATCTATGAAAACCAGTGAGAAAATGAGAATTATGAATAAGGGATCACTTTCTAGCAACAACAGAATATATTACAAGCTCTCTCGCATGAATTCCAAACATGGGTTGTTGAAAGCCCCTCCATCAACTCTTGGTGATGCTGCATTAGCCCTCCACTATGCAAATGTTGTTATATTGATTGAGAAATTAGCTTCATCTCCTCACATGATTGGCCTTGACACAAGAGATGATCTGTACAATATGTTACCCACAACCATAAAAGGTGCTCTGAGGGCTAGGCTTAAGGCATATTCAAAATCTTCACGTTCATCTGCTTATGATGCTTCCCTTGCAGCTCAATGGACTTCGGCATTGGATCAGATATTGGACTGGCTGTCACCATTGGCTCATAACACGACGAGGTGGCAGTTAGAGCGTAGTTTTGAGAAGGAAAATGTGGTTTCCAGGTCAAATGTGCTTTTGGTGCAGACACTCTACTTTGCAAATCAAGCAAAAACTGAAGCTGCAATTACAGAGCTCCTTGTGGGGCTGAACTATGTCTGTAGGGTTGGTAGAGAATCTAAAGGAAAGGCTTTGCCAGAGTTTGCTGGAAACAGGGTTTATGATGATTGTCTACCCAAGTGA
- the LOC123207599 gene encoding cytochrome P450 76A1-like — protein MSPVSFIVFVIIILSSTLLLRRRKSRRGQLPPGPPGWPIVGNMFQLGSMPHRTLNDLRDKYGEVIWLNFGAKDTMVLLSAKAATDFFKNHDLSFADRNIIEIMRAHDYYRSSLALAPYGSFWRLLRRLVTIDMLVNKRINETVSIRRKCVNDMLIWIEKEASQGNGEGRRSIHVARFVFLSSFNLLGNLMLSRDLLDPNSKDAAEFFASMIGLMEWGGHPNISDFFPFLRWLDPQGLKRKMKRDLGKAMKIASKFVKERVEEMKEGDRVRKDFLDVLLEFEGNGKDEPAKLSDEQLNIFILEIFLAGSETTSSSIEWALTELLCKPESLNRVKAELAEVVGPNRKLEESDIENLPYLQAVIKENLRLHPPIPFLIPRRAMEDTNFNGYHIPKNTQVLINAWAIGRDPDVWSEPLSFKPERFLGSKVDYKGQNYELIPFGAGRRMCAGVPLAHRMLNLLLGSLLHEFDWELDCCKETMDMTDRLGITMRKSEPLYALPKSKRCI, from the exons atgtCGCCTGTTTCTTTCATTGTCTTTGTTATCATCATCTTGTCGTCAACCCTCCTCCTCCGCAGGAGGAAATCCAGACGTGGGCAGCTTCCCCCTGGACCTCCAGGATGGCCGATAGTTGGAAACATGTTCCAGCTTGGTTCGATGCCTCATCGCACCCTTAATGACTTAAGAGACAAGTATGGTGAAGTTATTTGGCTAAATTTTGGTGCCAAAGACACCATGGTACTTCTCTCAGCCAAAGCAGCCACCGATTTCTTCAAGAATCATGATCTTTCCTTTGCGGATCGCAACATTATTGAAATAATGCGAGCTCACGACTATTACAGGAGCTCATTAGCCTTGGCACCATATGGTTCGTTTTGGCGGCTACTAAGACGCCTCGTTACAATTGATATGTTAGTCAACAAACGCATCAATGAAACAGTCTCTATACGGAGAAAATGTGTTAACGACATGTTAATATGGATCGAAAAGGAGGCGTCTCAGGGAAATGGAGAGGGGCGAAGAAGCATTCATGTGGCACGCTTCGTCTTCCTCTCGAGCTTTAACCTGCTAGGAAACCTCATGCTGTCGCGTGATTTGTTGGACCCGAATTCAAAGGATGCTGCGGAGTTTTTTGCCTCAATGATAGGGCTAATGGAATGGGGTGGGCATCCAAATATCTcagatttttttccctttttgcgGTGGCTAGATCCCCAAGGATTGaagagaaagatgaaaagggATCTCGGTAAGGCCATGAAGATCGCTTCTAAGTTTGTTAAGGAAAGAGTTGAAGAGATGAAAGAAGGTGATAGGGTGAGGAAAGATTTCTTGGATGTTTTGCTTGAGTTTGAAGGCAATGGAAAGGATGAGCCAGCAAAACTTTCTGACGAGCAGCTTAACATTTTTATACTG GAAATATTTTTGGCTGGATCAGAAACAACAAGCAGCTCCATTGAATGGGCATTGACGGAGCTCCTATGCAAACCTGAGTCGTTGAACAGGGTCAAGGCTGAACTTGCAGAGGTCGTTGGACCAAATCGAAAGCTTGAAGAAAGTGACATTGAAAATCTTCCATACTTGCAGGCTGTGATCAAAGAAAATCTCCGCTTACATCCTCCAATTCCGTTCCTAATTCCTCGAAGAGCAATGGAAGACACCAATTTCAATGGGTATCACATACCCAAGAACACACAAGTTTTGATAAATGCCTGGGCGATCGGCAGAGACCCAGATGTGTGGAGTGAGCCATTGTCATTTAAACCTGAGAGATTTTTGGGGTCTAAAGTTGATTACAAGGGGCAAAACTATGAACTGATTCCATTTGGAGCTGGGAGAAGAATGTGTGCAGGTGTGCCCTTAGCTCACCGAATGCTTAACCTGTTATTAGGCTCGTTGCTTCATGAATTTGACTGGGAACTTGATTGTTGTAAAGAGACTATGGATATGACGGATAGGTTGGGCATAACTATGCGAAAGAGTGAACCATTATATGCCTTGCCTAAAAGTAAAAGATGTATATGA